Proteins encoded by one window of Engraulis encrasicolus isolate BLACKSEA-1 chromosome 23, IST_EnEncr_1.0, whole genome shotgun sequence:
- the bbs12 gene encoding Bardet-Biedl syndrome 12 protein has product MVCSCFRLLENLNLTCSVGHLLTETVSAHQKVFHSGSGSLVFLAGAWSKTALECLHQGISIPCILSAMSEGLEICLQQCKDKAVPVDTLFHLGVAQNILEPHSKDFPFSREGSLPEKCSISDCGVSPNLLTQLSRLGNPEAANRQTGTQGAKVVRSKIKLTHSRHFTSNDTTDSERPINKSVSRQNSLKHTDMNRVAAALSHGCHKAMDLVLQASRIQSSMGGLHNSRRMFDVSKLNTCPLPGVPEDQACVLSGYVTLLSDEQASLATRLEKDMMCLALLNGDLNEKYRHLGFNRPAGGVQHVTDKLDVHAMSREQEWLNSALASLVKYNISVALVTGVASKQLADECSRHDILLIERVRPVVLHEFARTTGAVPVTYITQLNQRCVGSGVRLQVWREYHTGKVEEYTAVSVTADHLTLVTAVIGSSVHGKVQSLEDRFWGCAQRLQHALNEIQLLRGGGLTEMHCIQELQKHADCSSKRSEEKRQKEPYVGTVLQLMADGLLDYVSTLLCNSGQVLSKADAWTEISKGFKDPERDLGHFEKILDLGVINGGECLGSVCEQERVYDNLTVKTEAWRRALDLVFLVLQTDCEIITGVNAELEDDLQSKGFLIL; this is encoded by the coding sequence ATGGTCTGTTCTTGTTTCCGACTGCTGGAGAATTTGAACCTGACGTGTTCAGTGGGGCACCTTCTCACAGAGACTGTCTCGGCCCATCAGAAGGTGTTTCATTCAGGGTCTGGCTCTTTGGTCTTCCTGGCTGGAGCATGGAGCAAGACTGCGCTGGAGTGCCTTCATCAAGGCATCTCTATCCCCTGCATCTTATCTGCCATGTCCGAAGGCCTGGAAATCTGCTTACAGCAATGCAAAGACAAAGCTGTTCCCGTGGACACTCTTTTTCATTTAGGGGTGGCACAGAATATATTAGAACCCCACAGTAAAGATTTCCCATTTTCAAGGGAGGGTTCGCTCCCAGAAAAATGTTCTATATCTGACTGTGGAGTGAGTCCAAACCTGTTGACCCAGCTCTCTCGTCTGGGCAACCCAGAGGCTgcaaacagacagactggcacGCAAGGAGCCAAGGTGGTCAGAAGCAAAATAAAACTCACGCACAGCAGACATTTCACCTCAAACGACACCACTGACTCTGAAAGACCCATAAACAAGTCAGTGTCACGACAGAACagcctcaaacacacagacatgaacagaGTCGCTGCGGCTCTGTCACATGGCTGTCACAAAGCAATGGACTTAGTCTTGCAGGCCAGCAGGATTCAGTCGAGCATGGGCGGCCTTCATAACTCACGTAGGATGTTTGATGTCAGTAAGCTGAACACATGTCCACTGCCTGGAGTCCCAGAGGATCAGGCCTGTGTATTGTCTGGCTACGTGACCCTGCTGTCTGATGAACAGGCTTCACTTGCCACACGCCTAGAGAAAGACATGATGTGCCTTGCGCTTCTAAATGGAGACTTGAATGAAAAATATCGACACCTGGGTTTCAACAGGCCAGCTGGTGGGGTCCAGCATGTGACGGATAAATTGGATGTTCATGCCATGAGTCGGGAACAGGAGTGGCTGAACAGTGCCTTAGCCAGTTTGGTGAAGTATAACATCAGCGTTGCTCTGGTGACTGGTGTGGCCTCCAAACAACTCGCAGACGAGTGCAGCCGGCACGACATTTTGCTGATCGAACGGGTGAGACCCGTCGTCTTGCACGAGTTTGCCAGGACGACCGGAGCCGTGCCCGTCACCTACATCACCCAGCTGAACCAGAGGTGTGTGGGCTCGGGGGTGCGTCTGCAGGTGTGGAGGGAGTACCACACGGGGAAGGTAGAGGAGTACACGGCTGTGAGTGTCACAGCGGATCACCTGACCCTGGTGACTGCAGTGATTGGCAGCTCGGTGCACGGCAAGGTGCAGTCGCTGGAGGATCGCTTCTGGGGATGCGCCCAACGCCTGCAGCACGCGCTGAATGAAATACAGCTGCTGCGAGGAGGGGGCCTGACGGAGATGCACTGTATACAAGAACTTCAGAAACATGCAGATTGCTCCAgtaagaggagtgaagagaaacGCCAGAAGGAGCCGTATGTGGGAACGGTACTCCAGCTGATGGCAGATGGCTTGTTGGACTATGTGTCCACCCTTCTGTGTAACAGTGGACAGGTTTTGTCCAAGGCAGACGCCTGGACTGAAATCAGTAAGGGGTTCAAAGATCCTGAGCGAGATTTGGGACATTTTGAAAAAATACTGGATCTGGGTGTTATAAACGGTGGAGAATGTTTAGGCTCAGTTTGTGAGCAGGAGAGGGTGTATGATAATCTGACTGTAAAGACGGAGGCCTGGAGACGAGCTCTAGATCTTGTCTTCCTGGTTCTTCAGACTGACTGTGAAATAATAACTGGCGTTAATGCTGAACTTGAAGATGACTTACAATCAAAAGGTTTCTTGATTCTTTGA
- the fgf2 gene encoding fibroblast growth factor 2, giving the protein MATGEITTLPEDSGSGGFPPGNFKAPKRLYCKNGGYFLRIGSDGRVDGVREKHDPHIKLQLQATSLGEVVIKGICANRYLAMNSEGRLFGARRPSDECYFLERLEPNNYNTYRSRKYPDWYVALKRNGQFKLGSQTGPGQKAILFLPMSSRS; this is encoded by the exons ATGGCCACCGGAGAGATCACCACCCTGCCGGAGGACAGCGGCAGTGGAGGCTTCCCTCCAGGGAACTTCAAGGCGCCCAAGAGGCTCTACTGCAAGAACGGGGGCTACTTCTTGCGGATCGGCTCTGACGGCAGGGTGGATGGGGTGCGGGAGAAGCACGACCCACACA TAAAACTTCAGCTGCAGGCTACCTCTCTGGGGGAGGTTGTGATCAAAGGCATTTGTGCAAACCGCTACCTGGCCATGAACAGCGAGGGGAGGCTGTTTGGAGCG AGACGGCCATCGGATGAGTGCTACTTCCTGGAGCGTCTGGAGCCCAACAACTACAACACCTACAGGTCCAGGAAGTACCCCGACTGGTACGTGGCACTGAAACGGAATGGGCAGTTCAAACTGGGCTCCCAAACTGGACCTGGGCAGAAAGCCATCCTCTTCCTGCCAATGTCCAGCAGAAGCTGA